A window of the Bdellovibrio sp. ZAP7 genome harbors these coding sequences:
- the carB gene encoding carbamoyl-phosphate synthase large subunit, translated as MPRKSDIKKVLIIGSGPIVIGQACEFDYSGTQACKALMAEGLEVILVNSNPATIMTDPEIATRVYVEPLKVEYLEKIIAKEMPDAVIPTLGGQTALNLALDLHGKGILQKYKVQLLGATPQVIKAGEDREIFRGLLDKIGARYPKSHLVRTFEHGMQIADDLGYPMILRPNYTLGGGGGGIAYSPEEYKKMLVGALHESPTSEVLVEESILGWKEYELEVMRDYKGSFVVVCSIENLDPCGVHTGDSITIAPQQTLSDRQYQAMRDEACKIINEVGIQTGGANIQFAVHPTTHERVVIEMNPRVSRSSALASKATGFPIAKIAALLSIGYSLEEIKNDITQVTPSCYEPALDYVVTKIPRFAFEKFQGSKDSLTTQMKSVGEVMGIGRTLQESMMKALASLEASPQAIPEVELEIGKISYPNSLRIYQLFQAFRDGKTVAEIQELTGIIPYFLEQIEGLIKFEVKFKREFNEGNVELLTAAKRKGFTDARLGALLGQNAKYIQTLREKHQLFPKYSQVDTCAGEFESSTPYFYSTYWAQESAEVNAKNAVVIIGSGPNRIGQGIEFDYSCVRGVKAFRKSGTKVIMVNSNPETVSTDYDTSDVLFFEPLTSESLIEIMRFMKPRGFVAQLGGQTPINVAPELVAAGYELLGSSLQTIDLAEDRGLFTKICRELNFEIPNSAMAGSLEVALASEKQVGYPMICRPSYVLGGRRMEVIENRDELISYFQRHGDYISTDKPCMMDQFLAGALEVDVDLVRGVDWTLVGGVVEHIEAAGVHSGDSMGVLPPHRLKDETCDRIEQLSVQLANRIGVIGHLNLQLAVKNDVVYMLEANPRSSRSVPFVAKATGIPLIDLGVAAMLGKKAKDLQLDNLKWRKTNTVSVKGVVFPFKKFPESDSILGPEMKSTGESMGRGKDYSEALCKAFLSSNIRLPKIGQVFFSLRDKDKEAMLPLVKELQRMGYGVSATTGTAAFFNDKGVNCLSLRKVDEGRPHCVDKIRSGEVAFVINTTSGRRAIEASFDIRRACTDYNIPCLTESDAAEAFVLALKNTRNESSSVEALPSMEVF; from the coding sequence GTGCCACGTAAGTCCGATATTAAAAAGGTTTTGATCATTGGTTCGGGACCGATCGTAATTGGACAGGCCTGCGAGTTTGATTACTCCGGGACTCAGGCATGTAAAGCTTTAATGGCAGAAGGCCTTGAAGTTATTCTGGTGAATTCCAATCCCGCGACGATCATGACGGACCCTGAAATCGCAACCCGCGTTTACGTCGAGCCTTTGAAAGTCGAATATCTAGAAAAAATTATTGCCAAAGAAATGCCCGATGCGGTGATCCCCACTTTGGGAGGTCAGACGGCTCTGAATCTAGCATTGGATCTGCACGGCAAAGGGATTTTGCAAAAGTATAAAGTGCAACTTTTGGGTGCTACTCCGCAGGTTATCAAAGCGGGCGAGGATCGCGAGATCTTCAGAGGGCTTCTTGATAAAATCGGTGCGCGCTATCCAAAAAGTCACTTGGTTCGTACTTTTGAACACGGAATGCAAATCGCAGACGATCTAGGCTATCCAATGATTCTCCGCCCGAATTACACATTAGGTGGCGGAGGAGGCGGTATCGCTTACTCTCCGGAAGAATATAAGAAAATGTTGGTGGGCGCTCTTCATGAAAGCCCAACTTCCGAGGTTTTAGTTGAAGAAAGTATCTTGGGTTGGAAGGAATACGAACTTGAAGTCATGCGCGACTACAAAGGTTCTTTTGTTGTGGTTTGTAGCATTGAAAACCTGGATCCGTGTGGCGTGCACACCGGTGACAGTATCACGATCGCTCCCCAGCAAACATTGAGTGATCGTCAATACCAGGCGATGCGCGACGAAGCTTGCAAGATCATCAATGAAGTGGGAATTCAAACGGGCGGAGCTAACATTCAATTTGCGGTACACCCGACAACTCACGAGCGTGTGGTGATCGAAATGAATCCACGCGTGAGTCGTTCTTCGGCATTGGCAAGCAAGGCTACCGGATTCCCGATCGCTAAAATTGCGGCACTTCTTTCAATTGGCTACAGCCTTGAAGAAATTAAAAACGATATCACACAAGTAACCCCTTCTTGCTACGAGCCCGCACTGGATTATGTCGTTACCAAAATTCCTCGTTTTGCATTTGAGAAGTTCCAAGGATCTAAAGACTCGTTGACGACGCAAATGAAAAGCGTGGGCGAGGTCATGGGGATCGGTCGTACTTTGCAGGAATCTATGATGAAAGCTTTGGCGAGTCTAGAGGCGAGCCCGCAGGCAATTCCAGAAGTCGAACTTGAAATCGGTAAAATTTCCTATCCAAACAGTCTTCGTATTTATCAACTATTTCAAGCCTTCCGCGATGGTAAAACAGTGGCAGAAATACAGGAGCTAACAGGAATTATTCCTTACTTCCTGGAGCAAATTGAGGGATTGATTAAGTTTGAAGTTAAATTTAAGCGTGAGTTCAATGAAGGTAATGTCGAGCTTTTGACTGCAGCGAAACGCAAGGGTTTCACAGATGCTCGCTTGGGTGCCTTGCTGGGACAAAATGCAAAGTACATTCAGACTTTGCGTGAAAAGCATCAGCTTTTCCCTAAGTATTCTCAAGTGGATACTTGTGCAGGTGAATTCGAATCATCTACGCCATATTTCTATTCTACATATTGGGCGCAAGAATCTGCTGAAGTGAATGCTAAAAACGCTGTTGTTATTATCGGCAGTGGTCCCAACCGTATTGGTCAGGGGATCGAATTTGATTACAGCTGTGTTCGCGGCGTCAAAGCATTTAGAAAAAGCGGCACAAAAGTTATCATGGTGAATTCGAATCCAGAGACGGTTTCGACTGATTACGATACTTCAGATGTGTTGTTCTTTGAGCCCTTAACTTCGGAAAGCTTGATCGAAATCATGCGCTTTATGAAGCCACGTGGTTTTGTAGCACAATTGGGCGGTCAAACTCCTATTAACGTTGCTCCAGAATTAGTGGCGGCGGGATACGAGTTGTTAGGTTCTTCGCTGCAAACAATTGATTTGGCGGAAGACCGTGGTTTGTTCACAAAAATCTGCCGTGAATTGAATTTTGAAATTCCCAACTCTGCCATGGCAGGATCTCTTGAAGTAGCCTTGGCTAGTGAGAAACAAGTAGGTTATCCGATGATCTGCCGACCAAGCTATGTTTTGGGTGGTCGTCGTATGGAAGTGATCGAAAATCGCGATGAATTGATTTCTTACTTCCAACGTCACGGAGATTATATCTCGACTGATAAACCTTGCATGATGGATCAATTCTTGGCGGGTGCCTTGGAAGTGGACGTCGATTTGGTTCGTGGGGTTGATTGGACACTGGTCGGTGGTGTGGTTGAACATATCGAAGCCGCAGGCGTGCATTCGGGAGACTCTATGGGAGTGCTTCCGCCACACCGTCTGAAAGACGAAACATGTGATCGCATTGAGCAATTAAGTGTGCAGCTGGCGAACCGTATCGGAGTGATTGGACATTTGAATTTGCAACTCGCTGTAAAAAACGATGTCGTTTACATGCTTGAGGCAAATCCGCGTAGTTCTCGTTCGGTTCCATTCGTTGCAAAAGCGACGGGTATTCCTTTGATTGATTTGGGTGTGGCAGCAATGCTCGGCAAAAAAGCCAAAGACCTTCAATTGGACAATTTGAAATGGAGAAAAACCAATACCGTGTCTGTTAAAGGTGTTGTCTTCCCGTTCAAAAAATTCCCAGAATCAGACTCGATCCTGGGCCCTGAAATGAAATCGACAGGGGAAAGCATGGGGCGCGGAAAAGATTATTCTGAAGCTCTTTGCAAGGCCTTCCTTTCAAGTAACATAAGACTTCCAAAAATCGGCCAAGTTTTCTTTTCGCTGCGTGATAAAGATAAAGAGGCGATGTTGCCGTTGGTTAAAGAACTTCAGCGCATGGGTTACGGCGTTTCTGCAACGACGGGGACAGCGGCCTTTTTTAATGACAAGGGTGTTAACTGCCTGTCTTTAAGAAAAGTCGATGAGGGGCGCCCGCATTGTGTGGATAAAATTCGCTCTGGTGAAGTGGCTTTTGTTATCAATACGACTTCAGGTCGTCGTGCGATCGAGGCAAGTTTCGACATTCGTCGAGCATGCACGGACTATAATATCCCCTGTCTGACAGAAAGTGATGCTGCCGAGGCCTTTGTTCTTGCTTTGAAAAATACCAGAAATGAGTCATCATCTGTCGAGGCACTGCCTTCGATGGAGGTCTTTTGA
- the carA gene encoding glutamine-hydrolyzing carbamoyl-phosphate synthase small subunit produces MKGWLVLETGEVYQGAWQGGENRAGEVVFNTSHSGYEEIATDPSYFSQIVVMTAPMQGNYGIEDEAWESRQLWIEGFICLEIQDSERDQAWKKRLTDNKIPMLTELDTRHLVMRLRKGGTPWGALVQANDETQAKSLAQALIDKKKHLDKDWVYLASRQQSEVRRGDNMVGPRVAVLDFGSKENILRELQHRCSEIKIFNSRSSVQEIMDYNPDGIMLTNGPGDPADVKVAIGTVKELLGVKPIFGICMGHQILGLALGGKTYKLKFGHRGSNHPIQDTILNQIYMTSQNHGYAVDQATLPEDVKVTHTNLNDGTVAGFYSEKRKCLGIQYHPESCPGPHEASGLFSYFVERMI; encoded by the coding sequence ATGAAGGGTTGGCTTGTTTTAGAAACGGGCGAAGTTTATCAAGGCGCTTGGCAGGGCGGTGAAAACCGTGCTGGTGAAGTGGTCTTTAACACTTCTCATTCTGGTTACGAAGAAATCGCCACGGATCCTTCTTACTTTTCTCAAATCGTGGTGATGACGGCTCCCATGCAAGGTAACTACGGAATTGAAGACGAAGCTTGGGAATCTCGCCAGCTTTGGATTGAAGGTTTTATTTGTCTTGAGATCCAGGATTCAGAGCGCGATCAAGCCTGGAAAAAACGTCTGACCGATAATAAAATTCCTATGCTGACGGAGCTGGACACTCGTCATTTGGTGATGCGCCTGCGTAAGGGTGGAACTCCTTGGGGCGCGTTGGTTCAGGCGAATGATGAAACTCAGGCGAAATCATTAGCTCAAGCTTTGATTGATAAAAAGAAGCATTTGGATAAAGACTGGGTTTATTTGGCATCCAGACAGCAGTCGGAAGTTCGTCGTGGCGACAATATGGTCGGTCCACGCGTCGCCGTCTTGGATTTTGGAAGCAAAGAAAACATTCTGCGTGAACTTCAACATCGTTGCTCGGAAATCAAAATTTTCAATAGCCGCAGCTCCGTGCAGGAAATCATGGATTACAACCCCGACGGTATCATGCTAACTAACGGTCCCGGGGATCCTGCGGACGTGAAGGTGGCGATCGGCACGGTCAAAGAGCTTTTGGGTGTTAAACCGATCTTTGGTATTTGCATGGGGCATCAGATCCTGGGACTCGCTTTGGGTGGTAAAACCTATAAGCTAAAATTCGGGCACCGTGGCAGCAATCACCCGATCCAGGATACTATTTTGAATCAAATCTATATGACCAGTCAGAATCATGGTTATGCCGTCGATCAGGCCACATTGCCTGAGGATGTCAAAGTGACGCACACCAATCTAAATGATGGCACTGTGGCAGGTTTTTATAGTGAAAAAAGAAAGTGTTTGGGAATACAATATCATCCTGAAAGTTGCCCAGGCCCGCATGAAGCGAGTGGCCTGTTTAGTTATTTTGTAGAGCGGATGATATGA
- a CDS encoding aspartate carbamoyltransferase catalytic subunit, which produces MSSRTQHSILDLVSLEKEKIGRLFSTADQLALNPFLPSKGFGKTGALLFFEASTRTRMSFETACAQLGIHPMLLDGKSGSSLEKGETLEDTVLNVAAMKPAFVVIRSGDELDFKSLAAKLEMPVINAGWGKKGHPTQALLDAYTIRKHLGKIEGQKVLIVGDARHSRVAASHLELAKKLNYQVAFCGPENFLPETSGIKIFHSLSEGLKWATVAMALRVQLERHQVKYSLEDYRKDFGFTVENLKALSANALIMHPGPINQGTEMDAEVLQKDSRCRVLDQVSNGVLIRQAILLEVLGGL; this is translated from the coding sequence ATGTCATCTAGAACTCAGCACTCCATTCTTGATTTAGTTAGCCTTGAAAAAGAAAAAATCGGTCGTCTATTTTCAACGGCAGATCAGTTGGCATTGAATCCATTTTTACCATCGAAGGGCTTCGGAAAAACCGGAGCCCTTTTGTTTTTTGAAGCCAGCACTCGCACCAGAATGAGTTTTGAAACGGCCTGTGCCCAATTGGGAATTCATCCCATGTTGCTGGACGGAAAATCCGGCAGCAGTTTGGAAAAAGGCGAAACTCTTGAAGATACGGTGCTGAATGTTGCGGCGATGAAGCCCGCCTTCGTGGTCATTCGTTCCGGCGATGAATTGGATTTCAAATCTCTTGCGGCAAAATTGGAAATGCCGGTGATCAATGCAGGTTGGGGTAAAAAAGGCCATCCCACGCAAGCTCTTTTGGATGCGTACACCATTCGCAAGCACTTGGGAAAAATCGAGGGGCAGAAAGTTTTGATCGTCGGTGACGCTCGTCACAGTCGGGTTGCCGCCTCTCATTTGGAGCTCGCAAAAAAGCTGAACTATCAAGTGGCCTTCTGCGGTCCTGAAAATTTCCTGCCTGAGACTTCAGGAATCAAAATATTTCATTCTCTGTCCGAGGGATTGAAGTGGGCGACTGTCGCCATGGCTTTGCGTGTGCAGCTGGAACGTCATCAAGTTAAATATTCATTGGAAGATTACCGTAAAGACTTTGGTTTTACGGTTGAGAATTTGAAAGCTCTTTCGGCAAACGCACTCATCATGCATCCCGGTCCTATTAATCAGGGAACGGAAATGGATGCTGAGGTTTTGCAGAAGGATTCTCGTTGCCGTGTTTTGGATCAAGTCAGCAATGGCGTTTTGATTCGTCAGGCGATTTTGCTAGAAGTTTTGGGGGGATTATGA
- the lepB gene encoding signal peptidase I, translating into MTRWREYLTTLVIAVFFALFVRSYLVTAYKVPTGSMQPTLKPGDFIFSSRVSYGVRLPFTDKIWDITPPERGDLIVFTYSNQPGISYVKRVIGLPGDKIEIKDGRVILNDQSLEYVKAADNTVDNPNPGLFEVFEEKYQDSSWRVIFQKQMEGKDFGPIIVPPDEAFILGDNRDASDDSRYWGSVPTSQIVGKVVLIWLSLDWQEKWGGDRYPTVRWNRVFSTVH; encoded by the coding sequence ATGACTCGTTGGCGAGAATACTTAACAACTCTAGTGATCGCGGTTTTTTTTGCGCTATTCGTGCGCAGCTATCTGGTCACGGCTTATAAAGTGCCAACGGGCTCCATGCAGCCCACGTTGAAACCCGGGGATTTTATTTTTTCTTCCCGCGTTTCCTACGGAGTTCGACTTCCATTCACCGATAAAATTTGGGACATCACACCTCCAGAGAGAGGTGATTTGATCGTCTTCACTTACAGCAATCAGCCAGGCATTTCCTATGTAAAGCGCGTGATCGGTTTGCCGGGTGATAAGATTGAAATCAAAGATGGCCGAGTGATTTTAAATGATCAATCCCTTGAATATGTGAAGGCTGCAGATAATACCGTCGACAACCCAAATCCGGGATTGTTCGAAGTCTTTGAAGAGAAATATCAGGATTCATCTTGGAGAGTGATCTTTCAAAAGCAGATGGAAGGTAAGGATTTTGGACCCATCATCGTGCCTCCGGATGAAGCCTTTATTCTGGGAGACAATCGTGATGCGAGTGACGACTCGCGCTATTGGGGTTCCGTTCCGACCTCACAGATTGTGGGCAAAGTCGTTTTGATCTGGCTCTCTTTGGATTGGCAGGAAAAATGGGGCGGAGACCGCTATCCTACAGTGCGTTGGAACAGAGTTTTTTCCACCGTTCATTGA
- the lepB gene encoding signal peptidase I has translation MNPENPAQKNLKGTWNQAILTFLFPIVLVMGVRWALFEPFVIPSGSMIPNLLVHDHILVKKFAYGLHLPFSDKWMVQWSQPERGQIIVFKYPENPDVYYIKRLVGLPGDEVVVRAGKITINGQELPLEKFESTQNESGFTYFTETMEPASHIIRFMDFKFDDDATPQVFKVPEGNYFFMGDNRDQSSDSRVWGFVKKDYIVGRAWAIWLSCESTLPTMTFMCDPAQMRWSRLFQVLK, from the coding sequence ATGAATCCAGAAAACCCAGCACAGAAAAATCTAAAAGGAACGTGGAATCAGGCGATTCTAACGTTCCTTTTTCCTATTGTGCTGGTGATGGGCGTTCGCTGGGCATTGTTTGAGCCCTTCGTGATTCCGTCCGGAAGTATGATCCCCAACTTGTTAGTGCATGATCATATCCTGGTAAAAAAATTCGCTTACGGATTGCATTTACCGTTCAGTGATAAGTGGATGGTTCAGTGGTCACAACCTGAACGAGGTCAGATCATCGTCTTTAAATATCCTGAAAATCCAGACGTGTATTACATCAAGCGCCTGGTGGGATTGCCGGGGGATGAAGTTGTCGTTAGGGCGGGGAAGATCACGATCAACGGGCAAGAGCTTCCTCTGGAAAAATTTGAATCTACGCAAAATGAAAGTGGTTTTACCTACTTTACCGAAACGATGGAACCTGCGAGCCACATCATTCGCTTTATGGACTTCAAATTTGATGACGATGCGACTCCGCAAGTTTTCAAAGTTCCTGAAGGCAATTACTTCTTCATGGGTGATAACCGCGATCAATCCAGCGATTCTCGAGTATGGGGATTTGTTAAAAAAGACTATATCGTGGGTCGCGCCTGGGCCATTTGGCTTTCCTGCGAAAGCACTTTGCCGACTATGACTTTCATGTGTGATCCGGCTCAGATGCGCTGGTCGCGTCTGTTTCAAGTTCTTAAGTAA
- the lepB gene encoding signal peptidase I → MAKDQQQTKPPPWDWRTKHFWTEGWGSLFLAVFIALFIRWGFVEAYVIPSGSMLPSLLIHDHIFVNKLTYGLRVPFSENWMVKFNEPKRGEVIVFKYPRDMSTFFIKRIVGEPGDKIYYENGTLYVNDKPVEKKVPANQDDFNWLRDADFTRDGNVNDAKSNYVEFTEALPPGKEGGEGKDHSILLRKGDFYETFGPVVVPADHLFVMGDNRMNSMDSRVWSFLPKQNILGRAMFVWLSCEETIPALPMICNPLTIRWTRFFHPVN, encoded by the coding sequence ATGGCAAAAGATCAACAGCAGACAAAACCACCTCCATGGGACTGGAGAACGAAACATTTTTGGACAGAAGGTTGGGGGTCCCTATTCCTAGCCGTTTTTATCGCCCTGTTCATTCGTTGGGGCTTTGTTGAAGCCTATGTCATTCCGTCAGGATCCATGCTTCCGTCTTTGTTGATTCACGACCATATTTTTGTGAACAAACTGACCTATGGTTTGCGCGTTCCATTCAGCGAAAACTGGATGGTTAAGTTCAACGAACCAAAACGTGGTGAAGTGATCGTCTTTAAATATCCTCGCGATATGAGCACTTTCTTCATCAAACGTATCGTGGGCGAGCCCGGCGACAAGATTTATTATGAAAATGGAACTTTGTACGTAAACGACAAACCTGTTGAAAAGAAAGTTCCTGCGAATCAGGACGACTTCAATTGGTTGCGGGATGCTGACTTTACTCGTGACGGTAACGTGAACGATGCAAAGTCTAACTACGTTGAATTCACTGAAGCTTTGCCTCCGGGTAAAGAGGGCGGCGAAGGAAAAGACCATTCGATCCTGCTTCGTAAAGGTGATTTCTACGAGACTTTCGGGCCTGTTGTAGTTCCGGCTGATCACTTATTCGTGATGGGTGATAACCGTATGAACTCTATGGACAGCCGTGTATGGAGCTTCTTGCCAAAGCAAAACATCCTGGGCCGCGCGATGTTTGTATGGCTTTCTTGTGAAGAAACTATTCCAGCTTTGCCAATGATCTGTAATCCATTGACGATCCGTTGGACACGCTTCTTCCATCCAGTTAATTAA
- the lepA gene encoding translation elongation factor 4 — translation MDPKFIRNFAIIAHIDHGKSTLADGLLSATGSLSDREKKEQFLDNMELERERGITIKAQTVCLDFKSKDGNMYQINLIDTPGHVDFSYEVSRSLAACEGAILVVDAAQGVEAQTLANVYLAMENNLEIIPVLNKIDLPSADPEGVARQIEDTVGLDTTGIIHASAKEKIGITDILEAIVEKVPPPKADKTLTPRGLIFDSWFDAYQGVVVLVRMMDGTIKKGDKIKFMATDRDYEVLRMGKYKPFPAPQDTLEAGEVGFIICGIKDIRDVKVGDTVTGAKHPATEPLAGFQRIKPMVFAGIFPVVASEYESLKDALDKLCLNDSSLSFEVEKSAALGFGYRCGFLGLLHMEIVQERLEREFNLDLITTAPTVVYQITKTDGTVLMLENPSGMPDESTIAKFEEPYVKVTLHTPTEYIGGILKLCEDKRGAQLKMEYVNEKKVIIEYKLPMNEMVMDFYDRLKSISKGYASLEYEFLGFEEADLVKLDILINSEPIDALSLIVHRSKAVTRGRKLTEKMKELIPRQQFQINIQAAIGSKIIARETQGAIRKDVTAKCYGGDISRKRKLLEKQKEGKKRMKAVGSVDVPQEAFLAILKVED, via the coding sequence ATGGATCCTAAGTTTATACGTAACTTCGCAATTATCGCTCATATCGACCACGGCAAATCAACTTTGGCGGATGGTCTTCTTTCAGCAACTGGTTCCCTTTCCGATCGTGAAAAGAAAGAACAGTTTTTGGACAACATGGAACTTGAGCGTGAGCGTGGGATCACAATTAAAGCTCAAACTGTCTGCTTAGATTTCAAATCTAAAGACGGCAACATGTATCAGATCAACTTGATCGATACTCCGGGGCACGTGGACTTTTCTTACGAAGTTTCTCGTTCTTTGGCTGCTTGTGAAGGCGCGATCTTAGTTGTCGACGCTGCTCAAGGGGTTGAAGCGCAAACTCTCGCGAACGTATATCTCGCGATGGAAAATAATCTAGAGATCATTCCTGTCTTAAACAAAATCGATTTGCCATCTGCAGATCCAGAAGGCGTTGCAAGACAAATCGAAGACACCGTAGGTCTTGATACAACAGGAATCATTCACGCTTCTGCAAAAGAAAAAATTGGTATCACTGATATTCTCGAAGCGATCGTTGAAAAAGTTCCTCCACCCAAAGCAGATAAAACACTGACTCCTCGTGGTTTGATCTTCGACTCTTGGTTCGACGCATATCAAGGTGTTGTTGTTCTAGTTCGTATGATGGACGGAACAATTAAAAAAGGCGACAAAATCAAATTCATGGCCACGGATCGTGACTATGAAGTTTTGCGTATGGGTAAATACAAACCATTCCCTGCACCGCAAGATACTCTTGAGGCGGGTGAAGTGGGCTTTATCATCTGCGGTATCAAAGATATCCGTGACGTTAAAGTAGGTGATACTGTTACGGGTGCAAAACATCCAGCGACAGAGCCTTTGGCGGGATTCCAAAGAATCAAGCCAATGGTTTTCGCCGGCATCTTCCCAGTTGTTGCTTCAGAATACGAAAGCTTGAAAGACGCTTTGGATAAGCTTTGCTTGAATGACTCCTCTTTGTCCTTCGAAGTTGAAAAATCAGCAGCTCTTGGATTTGGTTATCGTTGCGGTTTCTTGGGTCTTCTTCACATGGAAATCGTTCAAGAGCGTTTGGAGCGTGAGTTCAATCTTGATTTGATTACAACAGCTCCGACGGTTGTTTATCAAATCACTAAAACAGACGGCACAGTTTTGATGTTGGAAAATCCATCAGGAATGCCGGATGAATCGACAATTGCAAAATTTGAAGAGCCTTACGTCAAGGTGACGTTGCATACTCCCACTGAGTATATCGGGGGAATCTTGAAGCTTTGCGAAGACAAACGTGGCGCGCAGCTTAAGATGGAGTACGTAAACGAAAAGAAAGTGATCATCGAATACAAACTTCCAATGAATGAAATGGTTATGGATTTCTATGACCGTTTGAAATCAATTTCTAAGGGCTATGCGTCTTTGGAATATGAATTCTTGGGCTTTGAAGAAGCTGACTTAGTGAAATTGGATATCTTGATCAACTCTGAACCGATCGATGCTTTGTCGTTGATCGTTCACAGATCAAAAGCAGTGACTCGTGGTCGTAAACTGACTGAGAAGATGAAGGAATTGATCCCTCGTCAGCAGTTCCAAATCAATATCCAAGCGGCTATTGGTTCGAAAATTATTGCTCGTGAAACTCAAGGGGCGATCAGAAAAGACGTTACTGCCAAATGTTATGGTGGTGACATCTCACGTAAACGTAAGCTCTTAGAGAAACAAAAAGAGGGTAAGAAGCGCATGAAAGCAGTCGGTTCTGTCGACGTGCCTCAAGAAGCCTTTTTAGCGATCTTGAAAGTAGAGGACTAG
- the metK gene encoding methionine adenosyltransferase — translation MKNYLFTSESVSEGHPDKMADQISDGVLDAILAQDPKGRVACETLLTTGLIVVAGEITTSAKVNFSEIARDVVKRIGYDHSDKGFDYKTCAVTVAVGQQSPDIAVGVKETLSDDQGAGDQGLMFGYAVNETPELMPLSIAMSHKLVKDLATIRKANKVDWLRPDAKSQVTVQYENGIAKRIDAVVISTQHAESVSNATIKEFITEELIKKSIPAQWIDAKTKFYINPTGRFVTGGPMGDAGLTGRKIIVDTYGGHGAHGGGAFSGKDPSKVDRSAAYAARHIAKNIVGAGLADRCLLQVAYAIGVAEPVSISVNDFGTSKVGSEVLEKAVRQVFDLRPARITKDLDLLRPIYSNTAAYGHFGRTEEGFTWEKLNKVEELKAAVKGLV, via the coding sequence GTGAAAAACTATCTTTTTACGAGTGAATCTGTTTCTGAAGGTCATCCGGATAAAATGGCCGATCAAATCTCAGATGGCGTTCTGGACGCTATCTTGGCTCAAGACCCTAAAGGTCGCGTTGCCTGCGAGACTTTGCTAACAACAGGTTTGATCGTTGTTGCTGGTGAAATCACGACTTCTGCAAAAGTGAACTTTTCAGAAATCGCTCGTGATGTTGTTAAACGTATTGGTTACGACCACTCTGATAAAGGTTTTGACTACAAAACTTGCGCAGTGACGGTTGCAGTTGGCCAACAATCTCCAGACATCGCAGTTGGTGTTAAAGAGACTTTGTCCGACGATCAAGGTGCTGGCGACCAAGGTTTGATGTTCGGTTATGCAGTTAATGAAACTCCTGAATTGATGCCTCTTTCCATTGCTATGTCTCACAAGCTTGTGAAAGACTTGGCGACGATCCGTAAAGCCAACAAAGTGGACTGGTTGCGTCCGGATGCTAAATCCCAAGTAACTGTTCAATACGAAAACGGTATCGCGAAACGTATCGACGCTGTTGTGATCTCTACTCAACATGCAGAGTCTGTTTCCAACGCAACAATCAAAGAATTCATCACTGAGGAGTTGATCAAAAAATCAATCCCTGCTCAGTGGATCGACGCTAAGACAAAATTCTATATCAATCCAACAGGTCGCTTCGTAACAGGCGGTCCAATGGGTGATGCTGGTTTGACAGGTCGTAAAATCATCGTGGACACGTACGGTGGTCACGGTGCACACGGCGGTGGCGCATTCTCTGGTAAAGATCCTTCTAAAGTGGATCGTTCCGCGGCTTACGCGGCTCGTCACATTGCGAAGAACATCGTGGGTGCAGGTCTGGCGGATCGCTGCTTGCTTCAAGTTGCTTACGCAATTGGTGTAGCAGAACCAGTTTCGATCTCTGTGAATGACTTCGGAACAAGCAAAGTGGGCTCTGAAGTGCTTGAAAAAGCAGTTCGCCAAGTCTTTGACTTGCGCCCAGCTCGTATTACGAAGGATTTGGACCTTTTGAGACCAATCTACTCGAATACAGCAGCTTATGGCCACTTCGGTCGAACTGAAGAAGGTTTTACGTGGGAAAAACTAAATAAAGTTGAAGAACTTAAAGCAGCCGTTAAAGGCCTAGTTTAG